The Trinickia acidisoli genome includes a window with the following:
- a CDS encoding heavy metal sensor histidine kinase gives MRRPARSLAVRIALSFAVIVCVVVGMVGAALYHATNRALSTRADYQLIARVEHFRSLLHDLYTIKEIEARPRLFETMLGDSQDVIIFRRPGSTPFIDVNPDHMALPPFRIVPIAQHVGLDALYEGKRPDGIRMRWVAAQAQIGNSGEVVQIIAAHVMTQEARVLSVYLTRVWITVICAVLITLALAYWVTSRGLMPLRSMADKAAEISPNRMSARLEVARAPTELQSLAASFNAMLDRLEHGYARLLQFSADLAHELRTPIGVLIGETQVTLAHERSTAEYRNVLESNLEELERLARIAQNILFLAQADHGPQRIDRERIDIRDELEAIAEYFDGIADERHITFQIDATGEMVANAIMCRRALGNVVVNAVRYAEAGTVVRMRGHSDETGACIVIGNRGPRIERDELARLFDRFYRGDAARSEFTESSGLGLSIVQAIMHLHGASVSADCSPDGWIEFTLRFPREVDSAMAPGGEDGVSVR, from the coding sequence TTGAGACGGCCTGCGCGTTCGCTTGCGGTTCGCATCGCGTTATCGTTTGCCGTGATCGTCTGCGTGGTGGTCGGCATGGTGGGGGCGGCGCTGTATCACGCAACCAACCGCGCATTGTCCACGCGCGCCGACTATCAATTGATCGCCCGCGTCGAGCATTTTCGCTCGCTGCTGCACGATCTTTATACGATCAAGGAAATCGAAGCACGGCCCAGGCTCTTCGAGACGATGCTCGGCGACAGCCAGGACGTCATCATTTTCAGGCGTCCGGGTTCGACGCCGTTCATCGACGTGAATCCGGACCACATGGCGCTGCCGCCGTTCCGTATCGTGCCGATTGCGCAGCATGTCGGGCTCGACGCGCTGTATGAGGGGAAGCGCCCCGACGGCATCCGCATGCGCTGGGTTGCCGCGCAAGCGCAAATCGGCAATAGCGGCGAGGTGGTGCAGATCATCGCCGCCCATGTGATGACGCAAGAAGCGCGCGTGCTGTCGGTGTATCTCACTCGGGTCTGGATTACGGTCATCTGCGCGGTGCTGATCACGCTCGCGCTTGCCTATTGGGTCACGAGCCGCGGGCTGATGCCCTTGAGATCGATGGCCGACAAGGCTGCGGAAATTTCGCCGAACCGCATGTCGGCGCGACTCGAAGTGGCGCGCGCGCCGACGGAGTTGCAAAGCCTCGCCGCATCGTTCAATGCGATGCTCGATCGTCTCGAACATGGTTACGCGCGCTTATTGCAGTTCTCCGCCGATCTCGCGCATGAGTTGCGCACACCTATCGGTGTGCTGATCGGTGAGACACAAGTGACGCTCGCGCACGAACGCAGCACCGCGGAGTATCGCAACGTGCTCGAATCGAATCTGGAAGAACTCGAGCGGCTTGCGCGCATTGCGCAAAACATCCTGTTTCTCGCACAGGCGGATCATGGACCGCAACGTATCGATCGCGAGCGCATCGATATTCGCGACGAACTCGAGGCAATCGCCGAATACTTCGACGGCATTGCGGACGAGCGGCATATCACGTTCCAAATCGATGCTACGGGTGAAATGGTTGCGAACGCAATCATGTGCCGGCGAGCGCTCGGCAACGTCGTCGTCAACGCGGTGCGTTACGCCGAAGCGGGCACAGTAGTGCGAATGCGCGGGCATTCGGACGAAACGGGTGCGTGCATCGTCATTGGCAATCGCGGGCCACGCATCGAGCGCGACGAACTCGCGCGCCTGTTCGACCGCTTCTATCGCGGCGACGCGGCCCGCAGCGAGTTCACCGAATCGAGCGGGCTCGGTTTGTCGATCGTGCAGGCCATCATGCATCTGCACGGCGCAAGCGTGTCGGCCGATTGCTCGCCCGACGGATGGATCGAATTTACTTTGCGCTTTCCGCGCGAGGTGGATAGTGCAATGGCGCCCGGCGGGGAAGATGGGGTCTCGGTGCGGTAA